The region accctgttgactgctgacgtcagcatgacatcatgctaacgtcataaattcattttcgaattaaataattaattaattaaattccagaaattaatataatatttagaaaatcatatcttttaatccgtaactcggattaaaatattttcaacatgaaagttgctcagaacgacgagacgaatccggatacgcggtccgttcgtccgccacacacccctaacctatcgaacccgcaactttccccctccggctcctctgcccgaaaacacgaaacaccgggaatactttcccgagggttttccccccttcaccggtatcacctactaccgcgttagggcacactgaacaccgcgtattgccttgatatattttgtggtgctttgtttgctctgtattcattatttcttccccctcttctctccggtagactacgagaccgacgctgctgctgaccagttcgactacggagttgacgacccctctctcttgccagagcaaccaggcaagcccccccctttgatcaccagatatcgcctactcttctctatactgcttgcattagagtagtgtagcatgttactgctttccgttaatcctattctgatgcatagcctgtcattgctgctacagtcattgataccttacccgcaatcctaaatgcttagtataggatgctagtgttccatcagtggccctacactcttgtccgtctgccatgctatactactgggctgtgatcacttcgggaggtgatcacgggcatatactatatactttacactgttacattacctgtgatactgttcggagttgggggctgaaaggacaggtggctccaccccggtagaggtgggcctgggttcccgacggcccccgactgttacttgtggcggagcgacagggcaggttgagaccacctaggagacaggtgggcctggtcctgttcggcgttcgcggatacttaacacgcttaacgagatcttggtatttgatctgagtctggctacgagcctatacgcactaaccatctacgtgggagtagttatgggtatcccggcgtcgtggtatcagccgaagcacttcagacgtcagcgacggagcggcgcgcgccggattggaacgtaagcctgctcttgtattaagggggctatttctgcttccggccgccctcgcaacgtgcaggtgtgctatgggcgatgggcccagacccctgtgcgcttaggtttagaccggcgtgctggcctctctgttttgcctaggtggggctgcgacgtgttgatcttccaaggccgggcatgacccaggaaagtgtgtccggccaaatgggatcgagcgtgttgggttatgtggtgcacccctgcagggaagttaatctattcaaatagccgtgatcttcggtaacaggacgacttggagttgtaccttgaccttatgacaactagaaccggatacttaataaaacacacccttccaagtgccagatacaaccggtggtcgctctacctcagggatatgaggaggggatcgccgggtaggattatgctatgagatgctatttggagatgttacttggagatgctacttggaggacttcaatctactctcttctacatgctgcaagacggaggctgccaaaagcgtagtcttcgacaggattagctatccccctcttattctggcattctgcagttcagtccactgatatggcctctttacacatatacccatgcatatgtagtgtagctccttgcttgcgagtactttggatgagtactcacggttgctttctcccccttttcccctttccttccttcctggttgtcgcaaccagatgctggagccctggagccagacgccaccgtcgacgacgactactacactggaggtgcctactactacgtgcaacccgTTGACGACGTCCAAGAGTAGTTAggcggatcccaggcaggaggcctgcgcctctttcgatctgtatcccagtttgtgctagccatcttatggcaacttgtttaacttatgtctgtactcagatattgctgcttccgctgactcgtctatgatcgagcacttgtattcgagccctcgcggcccctggcttgtattatgatgcttgtatgacttatttatgttttagagttgtgttgtcatatcttcccgtgagtccctgatcttgatcgtacacatttgcgtgcatgattagtgtacgattgaatcgggggcgtcacaccagcTCATTTGGCTTGAAAAAAGCTACCACATCATCGGCGAACATGAATACTCGTTGTTTAAGACCTGACCGCGCCAAAGGCGCGAGCATCCGTTTTTCCGTGGCGTATTGAAAGAGTGCTCGAAGTGGTTCCATACACAATATGAAGAGCATTGGAGATAACGGGTCCCCTTGCCTGAAGCCTTGGCAAGGCAAGATCGGTCTTCCGGCAGCCCATTTACCATAATCCTCATGGAGGAGGTGGCCAACAATCCACACATCCACGTTACCCATTTGGCTTTCAGTAAATTTGAGGGACAAAaacatactccctctatttttacttattctgcatattagatttgacgaaagtcaaactttgcaaagtttgacaagTTTACAAAAAATAATATAAGTATTTACCATAATAAATTTATAtgttgtggaagtacattcaacaatgaatctaatggtatcaaTTTATTATTGTAGTATATGCTAATATTTTGTCTCTAAACTTTGTTAAAGTTTATAAATTTTGACTTTGATCAAAGCTAAtaagcggagtaaataaaaacggagggagtactttttctgTGTCAAAAGAAAATGGGTTCATTTCATTCTACGAATTTACCAGTACTACCACTGTCGGTCAGTGCAGTGATCTCGCGCGCAATTGGTCAAACGCACGAACATAACCATGCCTCGGTATCTCTCTCTCTCATTAATTATGAGTTGTACTCCTACACATCTTGAAGTAGGAACACCTAGGATTCCTGACTGATCCATCAAAGCGGAAACAAACCCATCAATGTTGTCGGCATGGCGATCGACCAGCATGCATCATGGCGAATTCACCAGCATCGTAAAAGCTAGCTATATACCGCTAGGCGGCGGTCGTCGGCGTGCCGGCCTCGCTCCTCGTCTCGGCGGGGCTGTACAGCGCCGACCTGCTGGCCTTGGGacggctctcctcgagctgccgcgccacctccgccatgctcggccgcgccgccgccaccggcgcGCAGCAGCCCATCGCCAGCTTCAGCGCCTGCACGAGGCCCTCCTCCGCGGGGCTCCGCACGCCCTTCGCCACCTCCGGGTCGAACACCTCCACGGCCGTCTCCTCCAGCACCGCCGCCTTCACCAGCGCCGGCAGGTCGTCGCCCCCGTTCGCCGCCGGGGAGGGCTTTCTCCCCATCAGCAGCTCCAGCAGCAGTATCCCGAACGCGTACACGTCCGTCCGCGGCGCGCACCGCTTCATCGTCTGCAGCTCCGGGGCCACGTACCCGTCCGCCCTCGCCGCCGACAGCACGGCCTCCGCCGCCGACGGCACCAGCAGCCTGCCCACCACCGCGTACTCGGTCACCCTCGCCACGAAGTATTCGTCCACCAGCACTTTCGACGACCGCACGTTGCCGTGCACCACCGGCGCGTCCCCGTGCCGCCCCTCGTGCAGGTACGCCAGCGCGCGCGCCGCGCCCAGCGCGATCTTGTGCCGCCGTGGCCACGTCAGCGGCGGCCTGctttcgacgccgccgccgccgtggaggAGGTCATGGAGCGTCCGGTGCGGGAAGTAATCGTACACAAGCAGCTTCTCGCCGCGCCGGCCCTGGTAGAAGGCCCGGAGCGGCACCAGGTTCTCGTGCCGCGCGCGCCCGATGCGCCGCACGGCCGGCCCGCACGACGCCGCGTCCTTGCAGCTCCCCTCGCGCAGCAGCCGGAGCTCGATGCTGCCGCCGGCGTCCGCCAGCTTCGCCTTGTACACCGTGCAGTAGCTCGCTTTCTCCACCACCTGCCCCGTCGCATTCAGCACCTCCTCCAGCGTCAGGTGCTCCCCGCCCTGGAACACCACCAGCTTCCCCTCGCCGCCTTCCTCCGTCTCCAGCCCCTCCTCCGCCGCTCGCCTCACCCTGTTCCGCCTCCACCTCCCCTGCGCCCACCCGATGCACACCGACGCCAGCACGACGGCGCCGGCCATCAGCCCGATGACCATCCCCGCGACGCTGCCGGAGCTGAGGCCCGAAGAGGATACGCACGGCTGCTGCAACGGTGGGCCGCACAGCGCCGGGCTGTTTCCGAGGAACGATTCCGCTGTGAAGCTCGAGCTCGCGAAGCCCGGAGGCAGCTGACCGGAGAAGTTGTTGTACGAAATGTTGAGCATCTGGAGGCCTCTCATCGCGGCGAGGGAGTCCGGTATGGATCCCTCGAGGCGGTTGCCGCCGAGGTCGAGGCGCTGGAGGCCACGGAAGCCCGTCAGGAACGCCGGGAAGTCGCCGGAGAAGCGGTTGGCGCCGAGGTCAAGAATCCGGAG is a window of Triticum dicoccoides isolate Atlit2015 ecotype Zavitan chromosome 2B, WEW_v2.0, whole genome shotgun sequence DNA encoding:
- the LOC119362276 gene encoding putative kinase-like protein TMKL1 translates to MRTTARALPRCLLLLLLLLAGFLLLRPVAAAAGDVALVIDKLKPALQGAAAANAQLATWNASTPLCLWRGLRWSTPAGRPLRCDFPGARANLSLAGDAALLLTSIRLPAAALAGRLPPELGAFAALETVYLAANSLSGAIPLELGNAPALSQLDLAGNALSGALPPSIWNLCDRLAELRLHGNALTGAIPAPAGPNDTCDRLRILDLGANRFSGDFPAFLTGFRGLQRLDLGGNRLEGSIPDSLAAMRGLQMLNISYNNFSGQLPPGFASSSFTAESFLGNSPALCGPPLQQPCVSSSGLSSGSVAGMVIGLMAGAVVLASVCIGWAQGRWRRNRVRRAAEEGLETEEGGEGKLVVFQGGEHLTLEEVLNATGQVVEKASYCTVYKAKLADAGGSIELRLLREGSCKDAASCGPAVRRIGRARHENLVPLRAFYQGRRGEKLLVYDYFPHRTLHDLLHGGGGVESRPPLTWPRRHKIALGAARALAYLHEGRHGDAPVVHGNVRSSKVLVDEYFVARVTEYAVVGRLLVPSAAEAVLSAARADGYVAPELQTMKRCAPRTDVYAFGILLLELLMGRKPSPAANGGDDLPALVKAAVLEETAVEVFDPEVAKGVRSPAEEGLVQALKLAMGCCAPVAAARPSMAEVARQLEESRPKASRSALYSPAETRSEAGTPTTAA